Proteins from a single region of Oncorhynchus kisutch isolate 150728-3 unplaced genomic scaffold, Okis_V2 Okis01b-Okis20b_hom, whole genome shotgun sequence:
- the LOC109885394 gene encoding mitochondrial dicarboxylate carrier, which translates to MSDKRMSRWYFGGLASCGAACCTHPLDLIKVHLQTQQKGKMGMVSMAMQVVKNDGALALYNGLSASLCRQMSYSLTRFAIYETVRDMLSSSNQGPMPFYQKVLLGAFGGFTGGFIGTPADMVNVRMQNDVKLPPELRRNYKHAVDGLFRVFREEGVRKLFSGATMASSRGALVTVGQLACYDQAKQLVLSSGFMGDNILTHFLSSFIAGGCATFLCQPLDVMKTRLMNSKGEYSGVIHCLRVTAKEGPMAFYKGLVPAGIRLIPHTVLTFIFLEQLKNNFGIVIIS; encoded by the exons ATGAGCGATAAACGGATGTCGCGGTGGTATTTTGGGGGGCTCGCCTCCTGTGGGGCTGCCTGCTGCACCCATCCTCTGGACCTCATCAAA gTCCACCTGCAGACCCAGCAGAAGGGGAAGATGGGGATGGTGAGCATGGCCATGCAGGTAGTGAAGAACGATGGAGCTCTGGCTCTGTACAACGGACTCAGCGCATCACTCTGCAGACAG atGTCCTATTCTCTAACGAGGTTTGCTATCtatgagacagtcagagacatgtTGAGCAGCAGTAACCAGGGGCCCATGCCTTTCTACCAGAAGGTGCTGCTGGGGGCCTTTGGAg GTTTTACCGGCGGGTTCATTGGTACTCCTGCAGACATGGTGAACGTCAG GATGCAGAATGATGTTAAACTTCCCCCAGAGCTGAGGAGAAA cTACAAACATGCTGTGGACGGTCTCTTCAGGGTCTTCAGAGAAG AGGGGGTGAGGAAGTTGTTCTCAGGAGCCACCATGGCCTCCAGCAGAGGAGCTCTGGTCACCGTAGGACAG TTGGCATGTTATGACCAGGCTAAACAGCTGGTGCTGTCTTCAGGCTTCATGGGAGATAACATCCTCACACACTTCCTGTCCAGCTTCATTGCT ggaggCTGTGCTACGTTCCTGTGTCAGCCTCTAGATGTGATGAAGACCAGGTTGATGAACTCTAAAGGAGAATACTCA GGTGTGATACACTGTCTGAGAGTGACGGCTAAAGAAGGACCCATGGCCTTCTacaag GGTCTTGTTCCTGCGGGGATCCGTCTGATTCCTCACACGGTGCTCACCTTCATCTTCCTAGAGCAGCTCAAGAACAACTTCGGCATCGTCATCATCTCCTGA